From Pyxicephalus adspersus chromosome 7, UCB_Pads_2.0, whole genome shotgun sequence, a single genomic window includes:
- the LOC140335054 gene encoding NXPE family member 2-like gives MLQLCNCQPQRECSDTQSIQAPMETNEEIEDLFNKIDKLIPKVTINDLEEATSAEETKLTVINPRDEYCIGDLLLVRVDAYDFSGSPKPYGGDYLRARIYSPTTNSSASGSIQDYNNGTYLVKYTLFWEGTVHLSIVLMHPSEAVSALWRGRNQGFNNIKYTGNFTSATDYANSECGFQLDTEEEVCSYIDKRDQEAFFCIKPENYPCQALTHMNSINRDHSYLTEVEQILLNRTNIGLEVSKPLKPIKVASCGKKQVEPSEKCSTGSYYPIPSGYFSYNVWKPIHCKMTQFTNNDVLKDFLKGKKLFLMGDSTVRQYIRHFAENIKIVDYFNHTEDEMQSWQKTLLAINLEKFIYVQWKKHTFPFVSKTFYSIKEDAYMARQIDQIGGGENTIIVLTLGQHFRPFPFRTFIRSAINVRRAIERLFIRSPRTRVIIKEENARDMDIDMERFSDFHGYVQYLALREIFKGLNVGFVDGLDMTIAYACNVIHPPLEVLENLISMSFTQAS, from the exons ATGCTCCAGTTATGTAACTGCCAACCACAAAGAGAATGTAGTGATACGCAGTCCATCCAAGCTccaatggaaaccaatgaagaaaTTGAAGATCTTTTCAACAAAATCGACAAATTAATTCCCAAGGTGACCATCAATGACTTGGAAGAGGCCACCAGTGCAGAGGAAACCAAGCTGACCGTTATTAACCCAAGAGACGAATACTGCATTGGGGACCTTTTACTTGTGAGGGTTGATGCATACGacttttctggatcaccaaaaCCATATGGTGGGGATTATTTGAGGGCTAGGATATATTCACCCACCACCAACAGTAGTGCTAGTGGCAGCATCCAAGATTATAATAATGGGACTTACTTAGTAAAATACACCTTATTTTGGGAGGGTACTGTGCACTTATCCATAGTTCTCATGCACCCAAGTGAGGCCGTCTCTGCCTTGTGGCGTGGCAGGAACCAAGGCTTCAACAATATTAAGTACACTGGGAATTTCACAAGTGCTACGGACTACGCCAACAGTGAATGCGGATTCCAGCTTGACACTGAGGAAGAGGTTTGCTCCTACATTGATAAAAGGGACCAGgaggcttttttttgtattaagccTGAAAATTACCCCTGTCAAGCCCTGACCCATATGAATTCCATCAATCGGGATCATTCCTATCTTACAGAAGTAGAGCAAATTCTTCTTAACAG GACAAATATTGGGTTGGAAGTTTCTAAGCCATTGAAGCCCATCAAAGTTGCCAGCTGCGGCA AAAAACAAGTAGAACCTTCTGAAAAGTGCAGTACAGGATCCTACTATCCCATCCCAAGTGGATATTTCTCATACAACGTGTGGAAGCCCATTCATTGCAAGATGACACAATTCACCAACAATGATGTACTGAAAGACTTTCTCAAAGGCAAAAAGCTATTCCTCATGGGAGATTCTACAGTTCGCCAATATATAAGACACTTTGCAGAGAATATTAAAA TTGTTGATTACTTCAATCACACAGAAGATGAGATGCAGTCCTGGCAAAAGACTCTTCTGGCCATTAATCTGGAAAAGTTCATTTATGTCCAGTGGAAGAAACACACTTTTCCATTTGTCAGCAAAACCTTCTACTCCATCAAAGAAGACGCTTACATGGCCCGCCAGATTGACCAGATTGGCGGAGGAGAAAACACAATCATTGTGCTCACTTTGGGTCAACATTTCAGGCCTTTCCCTTTCAGGACTTTCATAAGATCAGCAATAAATGTCCGAAGAGCAATAGAACGGCTCTTTATCCGTAGTCCGCGCACTAGAGTGATCATAAAAGAGGAGAATGCTCGTGACATGGATATCGACATGGAAAGGTTTAGTGACTTCCATGGTTACGTCCAGTATCTGGCACTCCGGGAGATTTTCAAAGGGTTGAACGTTGGATTTGTGGATGGCTTGGACATGACCATTGCCTATGCATGCAATGTCATCCATCCTCCCTTAGAGGTTCTAGAGAACCTCATCAGCATGTCCTTCACACAAGCTTCATAG